A part of Onthophagus taurus isolate NC chromosome 7, IU_Otau_3.0, whole genome shotgun sequence genomic DNA contains:
- the LOC111419504 gene encoding uncharacterized protein, protein MVRTSNRLARIASGGSTNSGEKGSNISFRRSRSNSSSPSSIHSSPSDNLGNKTDNPTFIRKSKRKICTQAKNDENGVNRSGTIFIRGFYITKKDIEEAGCSKHSQYVPQPQDELEYNKENFENNEQLNKRIPMCVNPTKTVKRMKSNIYKNLAKFETLGRGGEKANTETNSDMLTE, encoded by the exons ATGGTGCGAACATCCAACAGATTAGCACGCA tTGCGAGTGGTGGATCAACCAATTCTGGAGAAAAAGGTTCTAATATATCTTTTAGAAGAAGTAGATCGAATTCATCTTCACCCAGCAGCATTCATT ctAGCCCGAGCGATAATTTGGGTAATAAAACAGACAACCCTACATTCATAAGAAAAAGTAAACGAAAAATTTGTACTCAAgctaaaaatgatgaaaatggGGTAAATCGCAGtggaacgatttttataagagGATTTTATATAACCAAAAAGGATATTGAAGAAGCCGGTTGTAGCAAACATAGCCAATATGTACCTCAGCCGCAAGATGAAttagaatataataaagagaattttgaaaataatgagCAACTTAATAAGAGAATTCCAATGTGTGTTAACCCAACTAAAACTGTTAAAAGAATGAAATccaatatttacaaaaatctcGCTAAATTTGAAACTCTTGGACGAGGTGGTGAAAAAGCTAATACAGAAACTAATTCTGATATGTTAACAGAGTGA
- the LOC139430595 gene encoding triadin-like: protein MPFNVMIQLCRVTRASKLFQRNFYLPLLKPLSPKDALRRHIITGKNLLGQRIEHYIPVLEEYSARIQRRKYMVKGLGKKRQRKKASMKYVMPFFDEEMEGHAELRGTISRKSKGRGQCYTYFVPDKNCTLVIPHQFERAIRDKDILDVVMAQRSEKIVVKLKNDKKVTLPLVAYDGNAPFYSGEGWTRKEVEEYHHHGKETMSLAKLFEAKEQGVEEWELEMMRLANKRKKKHKGEGTQDWKQMMAAAADNMDWDKFEEDCKQIVDEVKDPVEDEPIAMEVDDMAKTKNVNEKLMAAGPEVLEKLPLMGEIPECVKLMPDGNFTEIAEVSGVTLTLNSNGKERFVAGQMVKGEEGDIFMPGQTIQNEEGNFEYTPGFTIMMDGEATLLPGLVMGDDPNKPMFLPGESTITESGELQFTETEADRDPNYVTPPPEPEPQPDNEEEEIEEEEEEEEPVKPPPKPRPKPPEYKVPRREIKEPEGIKRREKAPKKKLPVPEAPPPEETKVKVQTETKVYDMSTVQLEKDTIEQEKERVKKLTEKKNVEERSINIKRREIIQKAKQLLKDIPPAKYVPLEPVKKSEKLAEWEQSIKKGNFFEVDHKRFINKDLKRHRKVNWKEPFAFQEVIESVGINRTKVWRPVY, encoded by the coding sequence ATGCCTTTCAATGTTATGATACAGCTTTGCCGCGTAACACGCGCGAGCAAGCTTTTCCAAAGAAACTTTTACCTGCCTTTATTGAAACCCCTTTCGCCAAAAGATGCACTCCGAAGACATATCATCACCGGAAAAAACCTACTGGGACAAAGAATCGAGCATTACATCCCCGTTTTGGAAGAGTACTCGGCAAGGAtacaaagaagaaaatatatgGTCAAAGGACTGGGGAAAAAAAGACAACGAAAGAAGGCCTCGATGAAATATGTTATGCCGTTTTTTGATGAAGAAATGGAAGGTCACGCCGAACTTAGAGGTACAATCTCGAGAAAATCTAAAGGTAGAGGACAATGTTATACTTATTTTGTCCccgataaaaattgcacaTTGGTGATACCCCATCAATTTGAAAGGGCAATTCGAGACAAAGACATTCTTGACGTAGTTATGGCACAAAGAAGTGAAAAAATCGtagtcaaattaaaaaatgacaaaaaagttacattaCCCTTAGTCGCATACGACGGCAACGCTCCGTTTTATTCCGGAGAAGGTTGGACTAGAAAAGAAGTCGAGGAATACCATCACCACGGCAAAGAAACCATGTCTTTagcgaaactttttgaggcCAAAGAGCAAGGTGTAGAAGAATGGGAACTGGAAATGATGAGACTCgctaataaaagaaagaagaaacaCAAAGGTGAAGGAACTCAAGATTGGAAGCAAATGATGGCTGCGGCCGCCGATAATATGGATTGGGACAAATTCGAGGAAGATTGTAAACAAATCGTCGACGAGGTAAAAGATCCTGTCGAAGACGAACCCATCGCCATGGAGGTCGACGACATGGCTAAAACCAAAAACGTCAATGAAAAACTTATGGCAGCCGGACCCGAAGTTTTAGAAAAACTCCCATTGATGGGTGAAATTCCAGAATGCGTTAAATTAATGCCCGACGGTAATTTCACCGAAATCGCCGAAGTTTCCGGCGTCACCTTAACATTAAACTCAAACGGAAAAGAACGTTTCGTCGCCGGCCAAATGGTAAAAGGCGAAGAAGGTGATATTTTCATGCCGGGTCAAACCATCCAAAACGAAGAGGGTAACTTCGAATACACCCCCGGTTTCACGATTATGATGGACGGCGAAGCAACATTATTACCCGGTTTGGTCATGGGCGATGACCCCAACAAACCAATGTTCTTACCGGGTGAATCAACAATCACAGAATCCGGCGAGCTTCAATTCACCGAAACCGAAGCCGATCGCGATCCAAATTACGTAACACCTCCTCCAGAACCCGAACCACAGCCGGACAATGAAGAGGAGGAAAtcgaagaagaagaggaggaAGAAGAACCGGTTAAACCACCTCCAAAACCAAGGCCGAAACCTCCAGAGTATAAAGTACCGAGGCGGGAAATTAAAGAACCCGAAGGTATTAAAAGAAGGGAAAAAGCCCCGAAGAAGAAATTGCCAGTTCCCGAGGCACCTCCACCCGAAGAAACGAAAGTAAAAGTACAAACTGAAACGAAAGTTTATGATATGTCGACGGTTCAACTTGAAAAAGACACGATAGAGCAAGAAAAAGAAcgtgttaaaaaattaacagaaaagaaaaacgtcGAGGAAAGATCTATCAATATAAAACGAAgagaaattattcaaaaagccaaacaattattaaaagatattCCACCGGCTAAATATGTTCCACTTGAACCAGTTAAAAAGAGTGAAAAGCTCGCAGAATGGGAACAAAGCATCAAAAAAGGAAACTTTTTCGAAGTCGATCACAAACGGTTTATCAACAAAGACCTTAAAAGGCACAGAAAAGTTAACTGGAAAGAACCGTTCGCTTTCCAAGAAGTTATTGAGTCCGTTGGTATTAATCGTACAAAAGTTTGGAGAcctgtttattaa